TAGTTGAGGCTGCAGGCGGCGGCGATCTATATCTCGGACGTGTTTCTGTGATGACCGGGCTGTCTACTATTCTCGGGCAGATAAATAATGAAGAACACTGGCGAAACGGGGATGTCAGGATTGAAGAGAGAGAAGATGATATTCAGTCGATATATGAGGACCCGTCCATGACCGTTGATCTTATGCAGAAGTATAATGCGGTATATCTTTTTGTGGGACAGTCTGAACTAAATAAATATAATGTGTCCCTGCCTTCTTCAGGGCTTAAAGAGGTTTTTTCAGAAGAAGGTGTTTCAATATATAAAATTGCATCTTAATTTTATTTTAATAATCCCTGGCTTCCGCAACTATGAATCTTATTTTCGGGGGGAACGTTAATTGATCTCCTCGGCACGACGACCTCTCATACTCTCTCATTCTAATGTTCAAAAAAATCATTAAGTCGGGATGATTCCTTTTTTTCCTGAGATTTCATAATTATGTTTGTTCTGGGATTAACAGGGTTCGATTCTTGAGAGTAATATGTTCCGGGGATTAAGAGAAACAAAATATAGTTATAAATGGTTGGAATTACGGTGTTCAGGGCGGATGAAAAAGATCACAACTCCGGCACCGGCGGAGATAACTAGTCCTGCTTAAAGACTGCAGTTGAGAATGGTGCGATGCCGTTTGTTTTGGTATTTAGTATAAAGATGCCTTTTTGTCGTCTGTCCGGGGGATAAATTATTCAGTATTGTCGGTTTAAAAAGATAATTAGAGAACCGGGAAATCGAAAATTCAGAAATTGCCCTGGAATTTTACATCACTAAAAGGAAGACGCCATGCAGGAAGAAAAAGAGAACGATCTGATTTCTAAGAGGAAAAAAGAGGATTCCGTTATCAGGAAAGTTGCCTTTTATTCGCTTGCCGTCAATACTTTCCTTGTAATCGTCAAGCTCTATCTTGCATGGATTTCGGGCAGCCTTGCACTGGAGGCAGATGCAATCAATTCTTTGATAGACATTTTCGCTTCCCTCGCCCTGATTGCCGGAATATGGCTTTCGAGCCTTAAAAGCAGCAAATTTCCATACGGCCTCTACAAAATCGAAAATTTTGTATCCATAATTATCGCCTTTCTTGTCTTTTTGACAGCTTGGGAGATCCTGGTCAATGCAATATATGAAGACAGTACGGTACTGGAGTTTAGCGGATGGGTGCTGCCGGCGGTTGCAGGACTCGCATCTGTCCCGTATCTCCTGGGAACATATGAAGTTAAAATCGGGAAAAAATATAATTCACCGGGATTAATTGCGGACGGGAAACAGCATAAGGTCGATGTTCTTTCGACACTTGTTGTATTTTTTGCACTCTTTGCCCAGTATTTCGGAGTTCCGGTGGACAGTATCGGAGCGATAATAGTTGCAGGTTTCATTGCATATTCGGGATGGGAGATCTTAAAAGACAGCATGAAAACTCTTCTTGATGCATCGATTGATTACAAAACAAGGGACCTGATAAAATCCGCAATTAATTCGGACCCTGTCGTGATCTGCACCAAAGAGCTCAACGCCAGAAATTCCGGGCGATATATCTTTGTTGAAGCGGTTGTAAACATGAAAAAAACCGACCTTTCAAAGGCACATCTTGCGAGTGAAAGGATTGAATCAAAGATTCGCGACCTTGTTCCCAATGTTGAAAGAGTTGTCATACATTATGAGCCGAAGGAGAGAAGCTTCATCCGGTATGCCGTGCCCCTTGAGAACAGGGAAGGAGATATCAGTCTTCATTTTGGCGAGGCGCCATATTTCGCAATTCTGGATTTTAATTTCAGGGATGCAAAGCTGCTGCGAAAAGAAATATTGCAAAATCCGGCCACCGGATTAGATAAGCAGAAAGGAATGCGTTCTGCGGAATTTTTGCTGAAATATAAGCCTGATCTGGTGTTTTCCAAACAGAAACTTACCGGGAGATCGGCTGAATATGTCTTTGAGTCCGCCGGAATTCTGTTGAAGATTACGGATGCGGATAATACCAGTGAATTGATCGAGAAAATTGAGGATGAGATGGAGAGCAGGAAGGATGAGAATCGTTAGTTTTCACAAATCCGGCAGTGTGGCAACCGAAGGGCTGTCGCCCTTTCGAAACCTAAAGGCGACCTTTGGTCACCAGTTCATTTCATGAAATCTTATTTTATTGAGCCACCCGGATGGGTGGTGTCCAGACCGGGTTATCTTCATTTTGCGAAAGTTCACGAAGTGGACTGAGCTGGGCCTGCCCCGAAGGGGCTTATGGCCTTGACAAAAAATATGTGACAGAAGAAAGGAAGGAGATATACAAGCATCCCTCCCCGCTTGTACTTTTTCTTGTCTCTTCGAAGATTTTCATGACGAGATCTTTTTTGTGAATAAATTCTTCAACCGAGATTTTTTAGGTTTATCCGGGAGTCCGAAAATAATATAATCAATCTAACGCATCTGTTAAAATGTGAAAAACCATGAAGAAGACCCTTACAACAAACCAGGGAGTGGAGGTTAACGACAACCAGAATTCCCTGACTGCGGGAGAGAGAGGTTCTGTCCTTTTGCAGGATGTACATCTTATAGAAAAACTTGCACATTTTGATCGTGAAAGAATCCCCGAACGGGTTGTCCATGCGAAAGGTGCAGGAGCACATGGATATTTCCAGGTCTATAAGAGCATGGCGCCTTATACGAAGGCGAAATTCCTTCAAAATCCTGATGTAAAAACGCCTGTTCTTGTTCGCTTCTCAACGGTGGTCGGTTCACGCGGTTCTGCCGAGTCCGTTCGCGATCCCCGTGGATTTGCAGTAAAATTCTATACCGAAGACGGGAATTACGACCTTGTCGGGAACAACATCCCTGTCTTTTTCATAAGGGATGCAATCAAATTCCCCGATATGATCCATTCCTTCAAACCCGCACCAGATACGAATTATCCGACAAGTTCCTCTGCGAACAGCAGGTTTTGGGATTTTATCTCGCTGTCTCCCGAGTCGACCCACATGATCATCTGGCTATTTTCGGATCGCGGAACAATTAAGAGCTACAGGAAGATGGAGGGCTTTGGTGTCAATACATACATATGGGTCAATAAAATGGGCAGGGGCATATACGTCAAGTACCACTGGAAACCTGCGGCAGGGATCGAGACGATCGACCGTTTTGAATCGACCCGCCTTGCAGGTGAGGACCCCGATTGTGCAACAAGAGATCTTTACGACTGGATCGCATCCGGAAAGGAGGTCGAGTACGAACTTAATGTTCAGCTTATGGAATTCGAGGACGAAAACGAACTTGAATTCGATCCACTGGATGCAACAAAGACCTGGCCCGAGGACAGGTACCCGCTGATGCCGGTCGGAAAAATGGTCCTCAATAAAAACCCGGAGAATTACTTTGCGGAGATTGAGCAGGCCGCTTTCTGTCCTGCTTCGCTGATCCCCGGTGTCGAGCCCTCCGCCGACAAACTTCTGCAGGGAAGGCTGTTTTCATATGCGGATACACACCGCCACCGGCTTGGTCCGAATTACCTGCAGATTCCGGTTAATCGTCCTAAAGTTGAAGTTTCAAATGACCAGCAGGACGGATATATGACAATAACTCCCCAGTTTTCCGGGACTGCAAACTACGAGCCCAACAGTCTCGGAGGCGGGCTGCCAAAGGAAAGCGGTGCTCCAACTTACCCCGGAAAACCACTTCAGGGTGTGATGGTTCGAAAGAGGATTGAAAAGACAAACGACTTCCGGCAGGCCGGGGAGAGGTACCGGTCCCTGTCAAAGATCGACCAGGATCATCTCGTCGGAAATATTGCCGACTCCCTTATGCATGCCGACATGGAGATCCGGAAGAGAATGATCAGGAACCTGAAAAGTGCCGATGCCGAAATGGGAGAACGTGTTGAACACTCGATAAAGGAAATGAAAGCTTGAACGGAAAATACCCTCCGCCACGGCTGATTTCATGGAACGTAACGCTGCGATGCCCGCTGAAATGCGATCACTGCTATGTCGACGCGGGGAAATCCGAGGCCGGAGACGTATTGTCGACAAAAGAGGCTGAAAAGGTAATTGATTCGATATCGGAATCAGGAAGTCCTCTGCTGATCCTCAGCGGCGGAGAGCCTCTGATGCGTGACGATATCTGCGGGCTTGTCGCTTACGGGACGAAAAAAGGTCTCAGGATGGCGATGGGCACCTCAGGTTTTACCCTCGACGAAAATATGGCCCGGAGGCTGAAGGATGCAGGGCTGAAAGCCGTTGCTATAAGCCTTGATTCGGTCGATCCGGCATTCCATGATAAGTTCCGCGGAACTGCGGGTGCGTGGGAGAAGGCCGTATCTGCTATTGAGTATTGCAAAGATGCAGATATCGATGTCCAGATTAATATGACCATGGTCAGCCCGGATATGAAAAATGTCGAATCGGTTATTGGAATGGGATCTTCGATGGGCGTTTCAGATTACCAGATCTTCTTTCCCGTTCATACGGGAAGGGGAGAGAACCTGGAAATCCAGGACCCGGATAATTATGAAACCATTATAAGGGAAATCCTTGAAAAATACAATGAGAGCGACCTGAATATCAGGCCGACGTGTGCGCCGCAGTTCAGGAGGATTGCGAAAGAATCGGGGATTGACAACAAGCGATGGGGACGCGGGTGCATTGCCGGAATATCCTACTGCAGGATATATGCCAACGGCGAAGTCACTCCCTGTCCTTATCTCCCGCTGAGTGCCGGGAATCTCCGTGAGAAATCTTTCGGTGATATCTGGCAGAACTCCGGGCTCTTTGCGGCTCTTCGCGATCCGGGCCTTCTTACAGGGAAGTGCGGCAGGTGCGGGTACACTGATATCTGCGGCGGATGCCGGGCACGTGCATATGCAGGATCGAAAACCGTTCCCGTCAGGTGGTGCGACGGGCTGATGGAACCGTATTACGGCACAGGCGAGGTCTGCGGAGAAGACCCGTGGTGCCCTTATGAACCGTAACCGTGAGAGGTGATAGTATAGATACTGATTTTTTTCCTGACGAAACCGACATTATTCTCCTGAACAGGCTCCAGGAGGACTTCCCACTTGTCGCAGAACCGTGGGCCGTTATAGCTTTGGATGCCGGCATATCACAGGACGAACTTTTCGGACGGATCTCGAAGCTACGCGATTCGGGTATAATAAAGGGAATCACTCCTGTCCTGAATTCCCAAAAATTCGGGCTGAATTACGGGACTCTCGTGGCCGTTCATACCGGGAAGGAGATGGAGGATGAAGCTGCGATTATAATAAATGGTTACCCGGAGGTTTCGCATAATTTCATCCGGGATCATCATTACTCTGTCTGGTTCACTATCAAAGCCGAATCAAAAGAGAGAGCCGATCGAATTCTCACCGAAATAAAGGAGAGGCTCGGGATTTGTGATGAGGATATCCTTGACCTGCCGACGGTCTGCTATTACAAAACGGATGTCCGCTTCCGCTGCGAAGAATTCGGGGAGGAGAGCAGGGAGTTGTCCGATCTTGTTAATGAAATAAAGGAAGAGTCAGATGTACCGGGGTGAATGAGAGGTGGACGAAACAGACTATAAAATCCTGAACCTGCTTGAAGAGGGGATGCCTGTTGTAATTAGGCCGTTCGATCTGATAGGGGAAAGAGCGGGAATATCCGGCGAAGAGGTAATCGGGAGACTCCGCCGTCTTCATGACGAGGGTGCTATTAAGACGATAAAGGCCCGGATTAACCAGAGGAAGATCGGGATCTCTGCAAATGCCCTTGTTGCATGGAATGTCCCATCGGGCTGGAACGGATACGAAAGACTTGCCTCGTACCCTGGGGTTTCGCACTGTTATAAGCGAAGTCCGGTTCCGGGGAGATGGGATTATACGGTTTATACGGTTCACCACAGGCACAGCAGGGAAGAGGTTTACGAAGAGGTGAAAGAGATCGCTGAGGATATGGCGGTAGATGATTATGTGGTGATTTTCAGCTCGAAGGAACTCAAACGGGTTCCCGCCGTCCGGATTTGCGAGAAAGGGGGATGCCCGGAATGAACAGGATCACCCAGTGTCTTCATGGCAGCGGTACTGTCAGCGAGGTGTTAAAGCACGGCCATGGTACCGGAAAAAAAGTTCCGGGGAAGTATCTCGCATTTTCCGGGATGCTCCGGCCGGTTGTTTTCTGGAATCTCACGACCAGGTGCAATCTTTCATGTGTGCATTGTTATAACAGTTCGGGCTCCCGGAGTTCTGGCGAACTCTCCACTGAAGAGGCTATTGCAGTCATCGACGATCTTTCCGGTATGGGCGTTCCGTTGATTCTGTTCTCCGGAGGCGAACCGCTCTTGCGCGAAGATATCTGGGATCTGGCTGCGTATACGAAGGACAAGGGGATAATCACGTCTCTTAGTTCCAACGGGACTCTTATAGATGCGGAGGTTGCGGGAAAGATAAAGGAGTCGGGAATCGGGTACGTGGGAATCTCTCTCGACGGGGCAAAACCCCGGACTCACAACAGGTTCAGGGGCTCGTCCGACGCTTTTTCGAGGACTATCGACGCATTCGGTCACTGCAGGGATGCAGAGGTCCGGACCGGGGTTCGCGTGACTCTTACAAAGGCTAATTTCCGGGAGCTGGACGATCTGATCGATCTTGCCCTTTTCCTTGGTGCTTCGCGTTTCTGCCTTTACTGGCTTGTTCCGAGCGGACGCGGGACCGGGGATTACGAAAGGCTCCAGCTGAACGGCGATGAGGTCACGGAAGCCCTCGGACTTTTATATGGCAGGGCAAAGGAGATCGATCCGTCTGTTATGGAGTTCCTGACCGTGGATGCACCCCAGGATGCGATCCATCTCCTTGCATCGATGAGGAAGGATGAATCGGAGGATCTTGAAGATGCCGAATCTCTTGTCGCATCGCTCAACGGCGGATGCAGTGCCGGAAGCAAAGTCGCAAATATCAGCCACCAGGGTTTTGTATACCCCTGCCAGTTTGCGCAGTCCGAAGAATTTTTTGTAGGGGACGTAAGAAAGACGCCGTTCAGCCGGATATGGAACGACGATTCGAATCCGGTTCTCTCTCTTTTCAGGAATAAAGGGATGAGGTTTACGGGAGGATGTGGAGAATGTATGCACCGGGAGCTTTGCGGTGGAGGATGCATGGTAAGGGCGTATTATACAGGGAAGGACTTTTCAGCGGAAGATCCTTTTTGTTTTCTTTTGAAGGGTGAGGGATCTTTGGATTGATTTTTGGGATATGGTTATTGAGGAAAGGGGATGTCCTTTAGATGTGCAACATCCCGTGAGTTCATCCGAATATCACCACTTCGTCGTGGTGAATCGGATCAGAGAGATAGGGGCTGACCGATTTTTCCGTTATTAGATCCACAGGTCTTTGTAATGCCTCTTCGAGTTCGTCTTCGATTCGTACAAGCTGAAAGAGACTTTTTGGAGAGTCGAAACGAACAAGAATATCGATATCGCTGTTCTTTCTCTCCTCTCCTCTTGCATATGAACCGAATATCGCAATTTTGGTGGCACCGTATCTTTTCAGTATAGAGAGGATTGTCTCCCTGACCGCCGGATCTATCTGTGTGTTTGTCATATCCCACCTCTGCTTAATTTATCTTATATTGGTTCTCTGTCATCATTCTTTTGTATCTGAAAATTTATTGGCTTTTGGATGCAGAAAGTGCTTTTGGCCTTAGCAAACAGGATGTGATAGAAGGGACAGTAGAGGGTTCTGCCTTCCTGTGTGCGATGACCGGGATCGACATGTCTGTAATCGATAACCAGTGCTGCTTCGTCATCGGCAACTATTTTTCAGGATTGTTTGTCAGGCATCCCATACGGGCTATGTCCCCGTTCTGTTCATGACAAAGGCGGATCAGTTTTCATTGCCAGACGGCAAAGTTTGCATGAGGGCAAAGAAATGTTCAGGCTCACCGGTCCTAAAATATTCATACCAGGATTCCAGTGTGTCTGATTGAAAAACACCTAAATGCTCAATAATTTGTTTCGCCCACAACAAAGCTCCGGTGGAACTTGCAGTAATAAGGTTGTTATCCGCTACAGATGGCTTGTCTATGTAAAACCTTTGCCCTTTATAACCAGGAGAAAACATTTCAAGAAATCCCGGTCCGTTACTGGTATGCGGACGCTTATCCAATAGCCCAAAGTTGGCAAGCGCAACGGTAGCCCCGCAGATTGCACACACCGTAGCGCCTAAAGAGAGAAATTCGCTTGCTTTTTCGATAATAGCGCCATGTTTTGGGTCGTTCCACGTGTCCGCACCTGGTAATATCAACACGCTTGTTTCACTCACGACAATATCATCAATTAAGCAATCGGGTACTATTGTCATCCCGCCCATTGTATTGATTGGCTCTTTAGAAATACTAACCGTTTTGAGCGATACACGTTCCTCGCCCTTTTTGAAAAACCGACCGGAATTCAGTTCCGAGATAACATGCCCCGGTTCCCAGTCGGCTAAAGTATCCAGAACGTAAACATAGATTGTAAACATAAATTTCCTCCATTTGATTTTACATGCAAATCACTTTGTGATTTACATGAATCAGTGCATGAAACCCTGTTTCATGAACGTTTTAATAATACATCCGTTAATTTTCAATGCATTTATATTCTCGTCCCTGCAGGCGGCCTGACGATCTCCCCTGAAAACTGACCTGATTCATAGGTGACCGAAGGTCGCCCGGGAATCGATTGGGCGACAGCCCTCCGGTCGGCACAAAAAGTTTGGAGAATGACAATTGTCCTACATCTTTTCCCGACCTGAGACGATCAAAGATTCCGGTTGAGGGTATTTAACCGGGAGTGATACGGAGGGTGAAAGTGATTTTTTAGCAGATTATATATTATTTTATGACATAGATCCCTGTAACATGAACTCTTCCCTTTTTGCAAAATTAAAGGAACACGAAACTGAAATCAGACTAAGTTTCGGCGTTAAGAAGATCGGTATATTCGGATCTTTTGCAAGAGGAGAGGAGAAGCCGGATAGTGATATAGATATATTCGTGGAGTTTATGCCGGGTAAAAAAACATTTGACAATTATATGGGCCTGAAGAACTTTCTTGAATCCTTCTTTGAAAGGAAAGTCGATCTCGTAACATATGAGGGCCTGAATCCGCATATCCGCGACAATGTCATGAGCGGAGTAGTCTATGTCACGTGATGCGGATCTATATCTTGATGATATAATTGATGCAACGGAAAATATTCTCAACTATACTTCAGGGATCGATTATGACGATTTCATCTCAAATAAGATGTGCATCGATGCGGTCATAAAGAATCTCCTTGTTATCGGGGGAGGCAGTCAAGAAGATACCTGAGGAAATTAAATTGGAACATCCCGCAATCGACTGGAAGAATATTGCAGGACTCCGTGATGTTCTCATCCATGCCTATTTTAGAATTGATAATGATCTTCTTTGGGATATCATTCAGAATAAACTTGAAGATCTCAGAGATGAGGTTTTGAAAATCTCTGAATAAACATTATCAATTTTTAAAAAATTTCTATAAAGAGTCACGGCACTCATCACGAGTACCAGATCGAAGTATATCACAGAAGAATCCTTCTCTCTTCAAAAAATGGGAGAATGAATCCGGCTATATTATTTAATTCAGTTTACGGTTCACTAATTAAAGGTTCAATTTTAGTATTTTACCCTGGCTTGTTATATAGTGCCTCAGGTATAGTTTTGGAGAGGAGCTTATGTAAAATGGCAAATATTCATTCCATTGAGGCTGTATTTGTCCCACAATAAGGACTGCATATGACAAATCCCTTATTTCCGCTCAGCTACAATCTCTCTTAACATGGAAAACACTGAGATTGAGAGAATAATGTTCTTTGTTGAAACCTTCTTCAGAGAGTCAGGATCACATGGACTTGATCACACTCTTCGTGTCACCCGCCTTTGTGCAGAGATCGGGAAAGCAGAAGGTGCAGATATGCAGATCCTCATTCCTGCCGCTCTCTTTCACGATGTTGCCCGTCCGCTTGAGAAGAAAACCGGAATTCCACACGAAGAGGAAGGTGCACGGATCGCAGGGGAATATCTCAGGTCGAATGGCTGCGATGAGAGCCGAATCCGGGCGATTACTCATGCAGTAAGTTCCCACCGTTTCAGCAGGGGCACAAAACCTGAAACTCTGGAGGCAAAGGTTCTGTCTGACGCCGACAAACTCGATGCCATGGGGGCGATCGGGATTGCACGGGCTTTTATGCAGGCCGGAGAACACGGCGATGGTATTGAAGATGCCATTGCTCATTTCCATGAAAAACTGCTAAATCTCAGGGATCTGATGTACACTGACACCGCGAAAGAGTTCGCTGAAGAAAGGCATGAACTGCTGCAAAAGTTTGCCGACGCACTGGAGGATGAGACTTTAAGTGCCGGAGATGCTTCGCCTGGTTGGCTTTTGCATCTTTAAATCTCAATTATGTATGTCCTTTACACATTTTTACAACTTAATGTTGGAAGAGGTGTGGTTTTAACAGATGCCTGAACATCCAGCCTGCCTCTTCAGAAACATTCAAATTATTTATCTTACTAATAAGATTTGTAAGATACAATATGCCATTACTTGATATAAAAACAGGAACCATTACAGAAAAAGGCCAGATTGTAATTCCAAAATCATTAAGGGAGAGATTTCCATCCGGAGAAAAAGTTGCAATAATTTCTTATGATGACAGAATTGAGTTAAGGCCTATCAGTTCTGTAAACGAAGCGCTTTCATGTGCATATTCAGCGGAGAAGTCTCTTAAAAAAGACTGGGATTCAAAAGAAGAAGATGAGGCATGGAAGAATTTGTAAAAGGTGATGTCTTAGTCGTTCCGTTCCCTTTTTCAGATCTATCAGGTTCAAAGAAGAGACCTGTTCTATTAATTGCAGTTTTGGGTGGGGAAGACATCATCCTATGTCAGATAACAAGCAGAAACAGAACCGACAGGTACTCTGTAAAAATTGCAGACTGTGATTTTGAATCAGGAGGTCTGAAGATTGAAAGCTTCATCCGTCCTGACAGAATATTTACAGCTGATAAATCGCTCATATTATACAAAGCAGGCAGACTGAAGCCTGGAAAGATAACTAAAGTAGAGGATACACTTGTAGAAATTATTAGAAAATGATCCTGTTACCAGAAGAATATGGGAACACA
Above is a window of Methanolacinia paynteri DNA encoding:
- a CDS encoding AbrB/MazE/SpoVT family DNA-binding domain-containing protein, whose amino-acid sequence is MPLLDIKTGTITEKGQIVIPKSLRERFPSGEKVAIISYDDRIELRPISSVNEALSCAYSAEKSLKKDWDSKEEDEAWKNL
- a CDS encoding HepT-like ribonuclease domain-containing protein; translation: MEHPAIDWKNIAGLRDVLIHAYFRIDNDLLWDIIQNKLEDLRDEVLKISE
- a CDS encoding HD domain-containing protein, translated to MENTEIERIMFFVETFFRESGSHGLDHTLRVTRLCAEIGKAEGADMQILIPAALFHDVARPLEKKTGIPHEEEGARIAGEYLRSNGCDESRIRAITHAVSSHRFSRGTKPETLEAKVLSDADKLDAMGAIGIARAFMQAGEHGDGIEDAIAHFHEKLLNLRDLMYTDTAKEFAEERHELLQKFADALEDETLSAGDASPGWLLHL
- a CDS encoding nucleotidyltransferase family protein, giving the protein MNSSLFAKLKEHETEIRLSFGVKKIGIFGSFARGEEKPDSDIDIFVEFMPGKKTFDNYMGLKNFLESFFERKVDLVTYEGLNPHIRDNVMSGVVYVT
- the mntA gene encoding type VII toxin-antitoxin system MntA family adenylyltransferase antitoxin gives rise to the protein MTNTQIDPAVRETILSILKRYGATKIAIFGSYARGEERKNSDIDILVRFDSPKSLFQLVRIEDELEEALQRPVDLITEKSVSPYLSDPIHHDEVVIFG
- a CDS encoding Lrp/AsnC family transcriptional regulator is translated as MRGDSIDTDFFPDETDIILLNRLQEDFPLVAEPWAVIALDAGISQDELFGRISKLRDSGIIKGITPVLNSQKFGLNYGTLVAVHTGKEMEDEAAIIINGYPEVSHNFIRDHHYSVWFTIKAESKERADRILTEIKERLGICDEDILDLPTVCYYKTDVRFRCEEFGEESRELSDLVNEIKEESDVPG
- a CDS encoding type II toxin-antitoxin system PemK/MazF family toxin — encoded protein: MEEFVKGDVLVVPFPFSDLSGSKKRPVLLIAVLGGEDIILCQITSRNRTDRYSVKIADCDFESGGLKIESFIRPDRIFTADKSLILYKAGRLKPGKITKVEDTLVEIIRK
- a CDS encoding type 1 glutamine amidotransferase family protein, whose protein sequence is MFTIYVYVLDTLADWEPGHVISELNSGRFFKKGEERVSLKTVSISKEPINTMGGMTIVPDCLIDDIVVSETSVLILPGADTWNDPKHGAIIEKASEFLSLGATVCAICGATVALANFGLLDKRPHTSNGPGFLEMFSPGYKGQRFYIDKPSVADNNLITASSTGALLWAKQIIEHLGVFQSDTLESWYEYFRTGEPEHFFALMQTLPSGNEN
- a CDS encoding radical SAM/SPASM domain-containing protein: MNRITQCLHGSGTVSEVLKHGHGTGKKVPGKYLAFSGMLRPVVFWNLTTRCNLSCVHCYNSSGSRSSGELSTEEAIAVIDDLSGMGVPLILFSGGEPLLREDIWDLAAYTKDKGIITSLSSNGTLIDAEVAGKIKESGIGYVGISLDGAKPRTHNRFRGSSDAFSRTIDAFGHCRDAEVRTGVRVTLTKANFRELDDLIDLALFLGASRFCLYWLVPSGRGTGDYERLQLNGDEVTEALGLLYGRAKEIDPSVMEFLTVDAPQDAIHLLASMRKDESEDLEDAESLVASLNGGCSAGSKVANISHQGFVYPCQFAQSEEFFVGDVRKTPFSRIWNDDSNPVLSLFRNKGMRFTGGCGECMHRELCGGGCMVRAYYTGKDFSAEDPFCFLLKGEGSLD
- a CDS encoding catalase; amino-acid sequence: MKKTLTTNQGVEVNDNQNSLTAGERGSVLLQDVHLIEKLAHFDRERIPERVVHAKGAGAHGYFQVYKSMAPYTKAKFLQNPDVKTPVLVRFSTVVGSRGSAESVRDPRGFAVKFYTEDGNYDLVGNNIPVFFIRDAIKFPDMIHSFKPAPDTNYPTSSSANSRFWDFISLSPESTHMIIWLFSDRGTIKSYRKMEGFGVNTYIWVNKMGRGIYVKYHWKPAAGIETIDRFESTRLAGEDPDCATRDLYDWIASGKEVEYELNVQLMEFEDENELEFDPLDATKTWPEDRYPLMPVGKMVLNKNPENYFAEIEQAAFCPASLIPGVEPSADKLLQGRLFSYADTHRHRLGPNYLQIPVNRPKVEVSNDQQDGYMTITPQFSGTANYEPNSLGGGLPKESGAPTYPGKPLQGVMVRKRIEKTNDFRQAGERYRSLSKIDQDHLVGNIADSLMHADMEIRKRMIRNLKSADAEMGERVEHSIKEMKA
- the ahbB gene encoding siroheme decarboxylase subunit beta — translated: MDETDYKILNLLEEGMPVVIRPFDLIGERAGISGEEVIGRLRRLHDEGAIKTIKARINQRKIGISANALVAWNVPSGWNGYERLASYPGVSHCYKRSPVPGRWDYTVYTVHHRHSREEVYEEVKEIAEDMAVDDYVVIFSSKELKRVPAVRICEKGGCPE
- a CDS encoding radical SAM/SPASM domain-containing protein, which produces MNGKYPPPRLISWNVTLRCPLKCDHCYVDAGKSEAGDVLSTKEAEKVIDSISESGSPLLILSGGEPLMRDDICGLVAYGTKKGLRMAMGTSGFTLDENMARRLKDAGLKAVAISLDSVDPAFHDKFRGTAGAWEKAVSAIEYCKDADIDVQINMTMVSPDMKNVESVIGMGSSMGVSDYQIFFPVHTGRGENLEIQDPDNYETIIREILEKYNESDLNIRPTCAPQFRRIAKESGIDNKRWGRGCIAGISYCRIYANGEVTPCPYLPLSAGNLREKSFGDIWQNSGLFAALRDPGLLTGKCGRCGYTDICGGCRARAYAGSKTVPVRWCDGLMEPYYGTGEVCGEDPWCPYEP
- a CDS encoding HepT-like ribonuclease domain-containing protein — its product is MSRDADLYLDDIIDATENILNYTSGIDYDDFISNKMCIDAVIKNLLVIGGGSQEDT
- a CDS encoding cation diffusion facilitator family transporter, with product MQEEKENDLISKRKKEDSVIRKVAFYSLAVNTFLVIVKLYLAWISGSLALEADAINSLIDIFASLALIAGIWLSSLKSSKFPYGLYKIENFVSIIIAFLVFLTAWEILVNAIYEDSTVLEFSGWVLPAVAGLASVPYLLGTYEVKIGKKYNSPGLIADGKQHKVDVLSTLVVFFALFAQYFGVPVDSIGAIIVAGFIAYSGWEILKDSMKTLLDASIDYKTRDLIKSAINSDPVVICTKELNARNSGRYIFVEAVVNMKKTDLSKAHLASERIESKIRDLVPNVERVVIHYEPKERSFIRYAVPLENREGDISLHFGEAPYFAILDFNFRDAKLLRKEILQNPATGLDKQKGMRSAEFLLKYKPDLVFSKQKLTGRSAEYVFESAGILLKITDADNTSELIEKIEDEMESRKDENR